The genomic window GCAGGCTTTAAGCCGGAATCCAGGGATTTTGGTTTTCTCATTCTCATGAAAACCTGGATTCCCGATAAAGACATTCGGGAATGATGGGAAAAATGTCGCTGTAGTATTAACATCAAGGTTGACTTTTCAATTTTCCCCTCCGCATCCGGCGATTTTTTTGCCTGCGGATTTTTTCTGCTTGCTGCCGATGGAGGCTTTTCCCGTCTTGAAGCGCTTCGACTTTTTCGGCCAGGAGCCGCCAGGCCAAAAAACGGTTCAAGGCCTGGGAGCGCTCTTTTTGCATCTTGACTTCCAGCCCGGTGGGAAGGTGCTTCAGATAAACCGCTGAGGAAGTTTTATTGACCTTCTGTCCGCCGGCCCCTTGGGACCGTGTAAAGTGTTCGGCCACATCCTCTTCCCGGATACCCAGTTTTTGCAGGGTTTCTTGCAAGGCTTTTTGTTTTTCAGGGCTGACGGCCATCAGGGGGTGTTTTCAATTAATAAATCACGGAAAGCCTTTGGGGCAGGATCTGGAAACGGGCCGGTAAACGCCCGACCAGTTCCCCGTCAAGGTCGATCAGGACTTCTTCTTCGGAGGTGAAGGAAACGATTCTGGACTTGGCGGTTTTTACCTTGGGGTGTTCGGCCAAGGTCCCCTGATAGAGACGTTTTGT from Deltaproteobacteria bacterium includes these protein-coding regions:
- a CDS encoding peptide chain release factor-like protein, translated to MAVSPEKQKALQETLQKLGIREEDVAEHFTRSQGAGGQKVNKTSSAVYLKHLPTGLEVKMQKERSQALNRFLAWRLLAEKVEALQDGKSLHRQQAEKIRRQKNRRMRRGKLKSQP